The Agrobacterium cucumeris genome has a segment encoding these proteins:
- a CDS encoding nitrate reductase cytochrome c-type subunit, with translation MRSQDRASRMIRKHGWIAATLLVVALATGAVAQMVPELSGPRGDAMRTEPAKPLPKWVIDDFRRMRAYPEQPPVIPHSIDGYQLSVNTNRCLSCHKREFTQDSGAPMISVTHYMTREGQMLADVSPRRYFCTACHVPQADTRPLVPNTFQDMSEMGVKPAGSE, from the coding sequence ATGCGCAGTCAAGATAGAGCCAGTCGCATGATCAGGAAACACGGATGGATCGCCGCCACGCTTCTGGTCGTGGCGCTGGCGACGGGGGCCGTTGCGCAGATGGTGCCGGAACTGTCCGGCCCGCGCGGCGATGCCATGAGGACCGAGCCGGCCAAACCCCTGCCGAAATGGGTGATCGACGATTTCAGGCGCATGCGTGCCTATCCAGAGCAGCCGCCGGTCATCCCGCATTCGATCGACGGTTACCAGCTTTCTGTCAATACCAACCGCTGTCTGTCCTGTCACAAGCGCGAATTCACGCAGGACTCCGGCGCGCCGATGATCAGCGTCACCCATTACATGACGCGGGAAGGCCAGATGCTGGCGGATGTTTCACCACGTCGCTATTTCTGCACAGCCTGCCATGTGCCGCAGGCCGATACGCGGCCGCTCGTGCCCAACACCTTTCAGGACATGAGCGAAATGGGTGTCAAACCGGCGGGTAGCGAATGA
- a CDS encoding chaperone NapD, translating into MPENTGRYHVSSAVVAVMPQVRDAVFATLLTLDNVEVHGEGNGKIVIVIDGTSTGMLGDTLTYISTLDGVIAANMVFEHVDTEETGGDEQRTDAA; encoded by the coding sequence ATGCCTGAAAATACAGGCCGGTATCATGTCTCAAGCGCTGTCGTGGCGGTGATGCCGCAGGTGCGGGACGCCGTGTTCGCAACGCTTTTAACGCTCGACAATGTCGAGGTTCATGGCGAGGGCAACGGCAAGATTGTCATCGTCATAGACGGCACGAGCACCGGCATGCTGGGCGATACGCTCACTTATATTTCGACACTCGACGGTGTGATTGCCGCCAACATGGTTTTCGAACACGTCGACACAGAGGAGACAGGCGGCGATGAGCAGCGAACTGACGCGGCGTGA
- a CDS encoding NapC/NirT family cytochrome c, translating into MARVKKLLAWLWVVLTTPAATLSLAFLTLGGFVGGVMFWGAFNTALEMTNKEAFCISCHEMRANVYEELTRTVHFSNRSGVRASCPDCHVPHEWTDKIARKMQASKEVWGKIFGTIDTRKKFLDHRLELAQHEWSRLKANDSLECRNCHSSAAMDFTKQTQRAADIHSKYLLTGKATCIDCHKGIAHELPNMEGIDPGWKMPPALNDEPGQTASAVDDLRRAMSDVHRNVF; encoded by the coding sequence ATCGCCCGTGTGAAAAAGCTCCTCGCCTGGCTGTGGGTGGTTCTGACGACGCCGGCCGCCACGCTCAGCCTTGCTTTTCTAACCCTCGGCGGCTTCGTTGGCGGGGTGATGTTCTGGGGCGCCTTCAACACCGCGCTCGAAATGACCAACAAGGAGGCCTTCTGCATTTCCTGCCACGAGATGCGGGCGAATGTTTATGAAGAGCTGACGCGGACGGTGCATTTCTCCAACCGTTCCGGCGTGCGCGCCTCCTGCCCGGATTGCCATGTGCCGCATGAATGGACGGACAAGATTGCCCGCAAGATGCAGGCTTCCAAGGAGGTCTGGGGCAAGATCTTTGGCACCATCGATACGCGCAAGAAGTTTCTCGACCATCGCCTTGAGCTTGCACAACACGAATGGTCGCGCCTCAAAGCCAATGACAGCCTGGAATGCCGCAATTGCCATTCCTCCGCCGCCATGGACTTTACCAAGCAGACGCAGCGTGCTGCCGACATTCATTCAAAATATCTGCTGACGGGCAAGGCCACCTGCATCGATTGCCACAAGGGCATCGCCCATGAATTGCCGAATATGGAAGGCATCGATCCCGGCTGGAAAATGCCGCCGGCGCTCAACGATGAACCGGGACAGACGGCGTCTGCGGTCGATGACTTGCGCCGCGCCATGAGCGATGTGCACAGGAACGTTTTCTGA
- a CDS encoding LysR substrate-binding domain-containing protein: MSTTQLKAFHIVAQSGGFSQAARDMAISQSTLSAHVRELEAISGVNLLERKPRGVSLSPQGERLFEITARLFQAENEAKALLRGGESAAGGHLRVAADGPILPLPILSRLKAERPQLTFSLSVDNSARVVEQIIDYRADVAITARAPDDPRLYGVKFLSMRLGLCVPVSHPLAARQNVLMAELEGLSFVMRERGSRTREIFEKNLADHGISIQPVIEISSREGVREAIANGVGCGVVADLEFGHDARLSFVPLGDARELIDEYAVCLAERRHLPLLRRFIEEAGRA, from the coding sequence ATGTCGACCACGCAGCTGAAGGCCTTTCATATCGTCGCGCAATCGGGCGGTTTTTCCCAGGCTGCACGGGACATGGCGATAAGCCAGTCCACGCTTTCGGCCCATGTTCGGGAACTGGAGGCGATCAGCGGCGTGAACCTTCTGGAAAGAAAACCGCGGGGGGTGAGCCTCAGTCCGCAGGGCGAACGCCTGTTCGAAATCACCGCTCGCCTGTTCCAGGCGGAAAATGAGGCGAAGGCCCTGCTTCGCGGTGGGGAAAGTGCCGCCGGCGGGCACCTGCGCGTTGCAGCCGATGGCCCCATCCTGCCGCTTCCCATTCTTTCACGGCTGAAGGCCGAGCGGCCGCAGCTGACCTTTTCCCTTTCGGTCGACAATTCGGCACGGGTAGTGGAGCAGATCATCGACTACCGGGCCGATGTCGCCATCACCGCCCGCGCACCCGACGATCCGCGCCTTTACGGTGTCAAATTTCTCAGCATGCGGCTTGGTTTATGCGTACCCGTCTCGCATCCGCTGGCTGCGCGGCAGAACGTCCTTATGGCCGAACTGGAAGGTCTGTCCTTCGTCATGCGCGAGCGTGGATCGCGCACGCGTGAAATCTTCGAAAAGAACCTCGCCGATCACGGCATCTCCATCCAGCCGGTGATCGAAATCTCCTCCAGAGAAGGCGTGCGGGAAGCGATTGCCAACGGGGTGGGGTGCGGTGTGGTCGCCGATCTGGAGTTCGGCCACGATGCGCGACTTTCCTTCGTTCCTCTGGGCGACGCCCGCGAACTGATCGACGAATACGCCGTCTGCCTTGCCGAGAGGCGGCATCTGCCGCTATTGCGCCGGTTCATCGAGGAAGCCGGACGGGCCTGA
- a CDS encoding ferredoxin-type protein NapF, whose translation MTMQVSLSRRDFLRGGQKRETRTCPPGVALSDLAACSGCAKCVEACPTGIITMSGGLPSVDFSAGECTFCGKCAEACPEPVFAVPAAQRFDHVMAIGDGCLAFGNVDCQACRDACPTEAIRFHPRRGGPFVPELIADACTGCGACVSVCPTGVIKIKETATEMQYA comes from the coding sequence ATGACGATGCAAGTCTCTCTCAGCCGGCGTGACTTTCTGCGCGGCGGACAAAAACGGGAAACACGTACCTGTCCCCCCGGGGTCGCGTTGAGCGACCTCGCCGCCTGCAGCGGTTGCGCAAAATGCGTTGAAGCCTGTCCCACCGGCATCATCACCATGTCGGGTGGCTTGCCTTCGGTCGATTTCTCGGCCGGGGAATGCACCTTTTGCGGCAAATGCGCGGAGGCCTGTCCCGAGCCGGTTTTTGCCGTCCCTGCGGCGCAGCGCTTCGATCATGTCATGGCGATTGGCGATGGGTGTCTCGCCTTCGGCAATGTCGATTGCCAGGCCTGCCGCGATGCCTGTCCGACCGAGGCCATCCGGTTTCACCCCCGCCGCGGCGGCCCCTTCGTGCCCGAGCTTATCGCGGATGCCTGCACCGGCTGCGGGGCCTGTGTGTCCGTCTGCCCGACGGGTGTGATCAAGATCAAGGAAACAGCCACGGAGATGCAATATGCCTGA
- the napE gene encoding periplasmic nitrate reductase, NapE protein produces the protein MPKIVAPLHADGKPSRTRELITFAVLAFGIWPVLAVGFVGAYGFIVWMFQIIYGPPGPPGH, from the coding sequence ATGCCCAAAATAGTCGCGCCTCTACACGCAGATGGAAAGCCGAGCAGGACGAGGGAGCTTATTACCTTCGCCGTTCTGGCCTTTGGGATCTGGCCTGTGCTGGCGGTCGGATTTGTCGGAGCCTATGGCTTCATCGTCTGGATGTTCCAGATCATTTACGGGCCGCCGGGGCCGCCCGGCCATTGA
- the napA gene encoding periplasmic nitrate reductase subunit alpha: MSSELTRRDLLKAHAAGIAAATAGIALPAAAQPVPGGVSALQIKWSKAPCRFCGTGCGVMVGVKEGKVVATHGDMQAEVNRGLNCIKGYFLSKIMYGKDRLQTPLLRKRNGVYAKDGEFEPVSWDEAFDVMAQQCKRVLKEKGPTAVGMFGSGQWTIFEGYAATKLMRAGFRSNNLDPNARHCMASAAYAFMRTFGMDEPMGCYDDFEHADAFVLWGSNMAEMHPILWTRIADRRLGFDHVKVAVLSTFTHRSMDLADVPIIFKPGTDLVILNYIANHIIKTGRVNEDFVKNHTKFVRGVTDIGYGLRPDNPVEVNAANSADPTKTEAIDFETFKEFVSEYTLEKTAAMTGVEAGFLEELAELYADPKRKVMSLWTMGFNQHVRGVWANQMVYNIHLLTGKISEPGNSPFSLTGQPSACGTAREVGTFAHRLPADMTVTNPEHRKHAEEIWRIPHGVIPEKPGYHAVQQDRMLHDGKLNFYWVQVNNNVQAGPNTKNETYLGYRNPENFIVVSDAYPTITAMSADLILPAAMWVEKEGAYGNAERRTHVWHQLVEASGEARSDLWQLVEFSKRFTTDEVWPAELLDANPDYRGKTLFEVLYKDCDVGKFPLSEINADYKNQESTDFGFYLQKGLFEEYAAFGRGHGHDLAPYDAYHEVRGMRWPVVDGKETLWRYREGYDPYVKPGEGVKFYGNKDGKAVIIAVPYEPPAESPDEEFDTWLVTGRVLEHWHSGSMTMRVPELYKAFPGARCFMNAADARKRGLNQGAEIRIVSRRGEIRSRVETRGRNRMPPGVIFVPWFDASQLINKVTLDATDPISKQTDFKKCAVKIEPVA; this comes from the coding sequence ATGAGCAGCGAACTGACGCGGCGTGATCTATTGAAGGCCCATGCCGCCGGCATTGCGGCGGCAACGGCGGGCATTGCGCTGCCGGCCGCCGCCCAGCCAGTGCCGGGCGGTGTTTCCGCATTGCAGATCAAATGGTCCAAGGCGCCCTGTCGTTTCTGCGGCACAGGCTGCGGCGTCATGGTTGGCGTCAAGGAAGGCAAGGTTGTCGCCACCCATGGCGACATGCAGGCGGAGGTCAATCGTGGCCTCAACTGCATCAAGGGCTATTTCCTGTCCAAGATCATGTACGGCAAGGACCGGCTGCAGACCCCGCTTCTGCGCAAGAGAAACGGCGTCTACGCCAAGGACGGCGAGTTCGAGCCGGTGAGCTGGGACGAGGCCTTCGACGTGATGGCGCAGCAGTGCAAGCGGGTGTTGAAGGAGAAGGGGCCGACAGCCGTCGGCATGTTCGGCTCGGGCCAGTGGACGATCTTCGAAGGTTATGCAGCAACCAAGCTGATGCGCGCCGGTTTCCGCTCCAACAATCTTGATCCCAATGCCCGTCACTGCATGGCTTCGGCCGCTTACGCCTTCATGCGCACCTTCGGCATGGACGAGCCGATGGGCTGTTACGACGATTTCGAACACGCCGATGCTTTCGTGCTCTGGGGCTCGAACATGGCGGAGATGCATCCCATTCTGTGGACCCGCATTGCCGACCGGCGTCTGGGTTTTGACCACGTGAAGGTGGCGGTGCTTTCGACCTTCACCCATCGCAGCATGGATCTGGCCGATGTTCCGATCATCTTCAAACCGGGTACGGACCTCGTCATCCTCAATTACATCGCCAACCACATCATCAAGACCGGCCGCGTCAACGAAGACTTCGTGAAGAACCACACGAAATTCGTGCGCGGTGTCACCGATATCGGTTATGGCCTGCGGCCCGACAATCCGGTGGAGGTGAATGCCGCCAATTCCGCCGATCCGACCAAGACGGAAGCGATCGATTTTGAGACCTTCAAGGAATTCGTCTCCGAATACACGCTGGAAAAAACCGCCGCCATGACCGGGGTTGAAGCCGGTTTCCTGGAAGAACTGGCCGAGCTTTATGCCGACCCGAAACGCAAGGTCATGTCGCTCTGGACCATGGGTTTCAACCAACATGTTCGTGGCGTCTGGGCCAACCAGATGGTCTATAATATCCACCTTCTGACCGGAAAGATTTCCGAGCCGGGCAACAGCCCGTTCTCGCTCACCGGCCAGCCATCGGCCTGCGGCACGGCGCGTGAGGTGGGAACCTTTGCCCACCGCCTGCCGGCCGACATGACGGTGACCAACCCGGAACACCGCAAACATGCCGAAGAAATCTGGCGCATACCGCACGGTGTCATCCCGGAAAAGCCGGGTTACCACGCCGTGCAGCAGGATCGTATGCTCCATGACGGCAAGCTGAATTTCTACTGGGTACAGGTCAACAACAACGTTCAGGCCGGTCCCAACACAAAGAACGAGACCTATCTCGGTTATCGCAATCCCGAAAACTTCATCGTGGTCTCGGATGCCTATCCGACCATCACCGCCATGAGTGCCGACCTCATCCTGCCCGCCGCCATGTGGGTGGAGAAAGAAGGGGCTTACGGCAATGCCGAGCGGCGCACCCATGTCTGGCACCAGCTGGTGGAGGCGTCGGGCGAGGCGCGTTCCGATCTGTGGCAGCTGGTGGAGTTTTCCAAGCGCTTCACCACCGATGAAGTGTGGCCGGCGGAACTGCTGGACGCCAATCCGGACTATCGCGGCAAAACGCTGTTTGAGGTTCTCTACAAGGATTGCGATGTCGGCAAGTTCCCGCTGAGCGAAATCAATGCGGATTACAAGAACCAGGAATCCACGGATTTCGGTTTCTACCTGCAAAAGGGTCTGTTCGAGGAATATGCCGCTTTCGGGCGCGGTCACGGCCACGATCTGGCGCCTTACGATGCCTATCACGAGGTGCGCGGCATGCGCTGGCCTGTGGTGGACGGCAAGGAAACGCTGTGGCGTTACCGCGAGGGTTACGACCCCTACGTCAAGCCGGGCGAGGGCGTGAAGTTCTACGGCAACAAGGATGGCAAGGCGGTCATCATCGCCGTGCCTTACGAGCCGCCGGCGGAATCCCCGGATGAGGAATTCGACACCTGGCTGGTGACGGGCCGCGTGCTGGAGCACTGGCATTCCGGCTCCATGACCATGCGCGTGCCGGAACTTTACAAGGCCTTTCCCGGCGCTCGCTGTTTCATGAATGCCGCCGATGCGCGCAAGCGCGGGCTCAATCAGGGTGCGGAAATCCGCATCGTCTCGCGCCGTGGCGAAATCCGCTCCCGCGTGGAAACGCGCGGCCGCAACCGCATGCCGCCCGGCGTCATCTTCGTTCCCTGGTTCGACGCCAGCCAGTTGATCAACAAGGTGACTCTCGACGCAACCGATCCCATCTCCAAGCAGACGGATTTCAAGAAATGCGCAGTCAAGATAGAGCCAGTCGCATGA